The Oscillatoria sp. FACHB-1407 genomic interval TTTGCCACTGTATTGGTCAATGTGCATGGTTACTTCCTGGGTTGGATCATTTGGGAATGCCGAAACGGTATAGACTCCGGTTTCTCCTTCCGGTAAGGTGACATTGAAGCCAGGAGGCGCACCTTTCGCTTGCGCTAAGGCAATGATCGAGTTGAGATTCACTAAAGTACCCACAACGCTCTCTTGAGTAGGAGAACTGGCATTGCTATGTCCAGCGTGATTGCTATGTTCTGATGCCGTAGATTGAGGCATCGGTAGCTGTTGTACTGCCCATGGCACAACCTGTCCTCGTTGATTGAGGGAACCTGTTAAGACAGTCGATTGAGGGATGTCATCCCACATCTGGGCTGGAAATCTACCCCATACTTGAGCAAAGGTATCTCCCCAGAAGCCTGTCCAGGGCAAACCTGTAAGAATCAGAAACCCAATCAGGAGAATGCCATAAAATCCGGGAACCGCGTGTAAGTCTCGCCAGAATACCCGTTTATTTTTATTCCACAATCGTGGAATCAACGTTCCAAGCACTGTAAATTGATGGCGTGGCAACCATAGATAAAGTCCTGAGATCAGCAGCACGAGTCCCCAGCAGGAGGCTAACTCGACCAAATAATCTCCCACTTTGCCGATCAATAACTCGCCGTGAATTTTGCGGGCGATCGCCTGGAGATTATTATCTTCATCACGACTGCCTAACACCTGTCCAGAGTAGGGATTCACAAACACCATCAGGTTGCGCTCATCTGACGTTGCTAACAACACTTCAGTGCTGCGATCGGCTGCACTGTTTGGCGTAATTTGCGTTACGGTTGCACCAGGATAGGAATTTTGAACAGACTGTACCTGTTCGGTGTAAGGCAGCGCAGTTGCACCAGGTTGCACAAACATCAGATTGTGATACATGGCAGCATCTAACTGCGGCTTGAAGAGATAAATAATCCCTGTTGCAGCCAGAATGAGCATAAAGGGAATCACAAACAGTCCGGCATAGAAGTGCCAGCGCCAAACGGTGCGGTAGAAACGATTACCCGGAGATGGGGCGGTTGATAATTGCTTAGAAGCGGTTGCCGACTCACTCATCTTGATTGTCACTTGCCAAAAAACAGAGGCGTGATGACTATGCCTCACATCTGAAAACGTTGTCAAAAGACACGCTGTCAAGGTGTTACAAAGCTTATTTGTCGAATACTGCAAAGCATGAAATTAGAGATGCGTGTACACTAAATTTCAATTCCAAAATTTCATTGCCCATGTCGCCCTTACCTGACTATCGCCCTAAGCAACTTTCATTGGGTCCCCTGGAAAGTGAGATCCTGGAAATTCTTTGGGAATTTG includes:
- a CDS encoding PepSY-associated TM helix domain-containing protein, whose amino-acid sequence is MRHSHHASVFWQVTIKMSESATASKQLSTAPSPGNRFYRTVWRWHFYAGLFVIPFMLILAATGIIYLFKPQLDAAMYHNLMFVQPGATALPYTEQVQSVQNSYPGATVTQITPNSAADRSTEVLLATSDERNLMVFVNPYSGQVLGSRDEDNNLQAIARKIHGELLIGKVGDYLVELASCWGLVLLISGLYLWLPRHQFTVLGTLIPRLWNKNKRVFWRDLHAVPGFYGILLIGFLILTGLPWTGFWGDTFAQVWGRFPAQMWDDIPQSTVLTGSLNQRGQVVPWAVQQLPMPQSTASEHSNHAGHSNASSPTQESVVGTLVNLNSIIALAQAKGAPPGFNVTLPEGETGVYTVSAFPNDPTQEVTMHIDQYSGKVLADVRWQDYGLVPKAVEMGVAIHMGKYFGLTNQLLMLIAALIAMLLSITGAVMWWQRRPKESGLMGAPAMPPHVQHWRVPLAIVAVMGLVFPLVGLSLVIVLLLDYFVLSRIPALKRIFN